A window of Ananas comosus cultivar F153 linkage group 4, ASM154086v1, whole genome shotgun sequence contains these coding sequences:
- the LOC109708496 gene encoding rapid alkalinization factor-like, translated as MARPRETALLLLAAACFAVISSLGSAGNSVGLRRAEELVWARNSACAGTVGECGGAGEEEYGLSSEFGSRRSLATSNYIGYNALSSDSVPCSQRGASYYNCQPGAQANPYSRGCSAITQCRTS; from the coding sequence ATGGCGCGGCCACGCGAAACAGCGCTGCTTCTCCTCGCCGCCGCATGTTTTGCGGTGATCTCATCCCTGGGCTCGGCCGGTAACAGTGTCGGCCTACGCCGCGCGGAGGAGCTGGTCTGGGCGAGGAATTCGGCGTGCGCGGGGACGGTGGGGGAGTGCGGCGGCGCGGGCGAGGAGGAGTACGGGCTGAGCTCGGAGTTCGGGAGCCGTCGGTCGCTGGCGACGTCGAACTACATCGGATACAACGCACTGAGCAGCGACAGTGTGCCGTGCTCGCAGCGCGGCGCCTCCTACTACAACTGCCAGCCCGGCGCCCAGGCCAACCCTTACTCCCGCGGCTGCTCCGCCATCACCCAGTGCCGCACCTCCTGA